In Desulfomonile tiedjei DSM 6799, a genomic segment contains:
- a CDS encoding RNA recognition motif domain-containing protein, with protein sequence MSIKIYVGNLSFDSSEADLKGLFSTYGEVESAKVIVDQFTNRSRGFGFIEMTNREEGLKAIQALDSKDLAGRPLKVNEAKPKTDNRDRRDRNSRW encoded by the coding sequence ATGAGCATCAAAATTTATGTTGGCAACTTGTCTTTCGATTCCAGCGAAGCAGATCTCAAAGGTCTTTTTTCCACATATGGTGAAGTGGAATCAGCGAAAGTCATTGTGGATCAATTCACGAACCGGTCACGGGGATTCGGATTCATCGAAATGACCAATCGTGAAGAGGGTCTTAAGGCCATTCAAGCACTGGATTCCAAGGATCTCGCAGGGCGCCCGTTGAAAGTCAACGAAGCCAAACCCAAGACAGATAATCGCGATCGTCGAGACCGCAATTCTCGGTGGTAA
- the rpsU gene encoding 30S ribosomal protein S21, with protein sequence MPGVFVREDEPFENAIRRFKKQLQKSGVLGEVKRRRAYDKPSVKKKKKSLLARKRLLRKMRKMARTWRR encoded by the coding sequence ATGCCAGGTGTTTTTGTCAGAGAAGACGAACCTTTTGAGAATGCCATAAGGCGTTTCAAGAAACAGCTTCAAAAGTCGGGGGTTCTCGGAGAGGTCAAGAGACGTCGTGCATATGACAAGCCCAGCGTCAAAAAGAAAAAGAAATCCTTGTTGGCCCGCAAAAGGCTTCTCAGAAAAATGAGAAAAATGGCTCGTACATGGCGAAGATAG
- a CDS encoding radical SAM protein: MKIAFIIPRHDSHSQRSFYDYKFGKTFLLSRKHISYLLAIPTLVSLTPPQHEIRIFDENIEEIDYTWKADLVAITVRTMFAKRAYEISKVFQTRGAKTVLGGIHPSMCPEDALPNCDSVVVGEAEDLWHIVLQDAENGQLKRLYKYDTAADLTTAPMPDRSSLSKDKYLLDIVQTSKGCPFHCEFCAVHVFDGRKIRHKTIDQVIREIEVINSCDAQYKKKNAIFFADDNIIADKTFARELFLRLKPYNINWMCQASINVAQDPELLELMRESGCGAVFIGFESISQENLAAMDKGINQRCGYLEAIRTIQSYGILVHSSFILGYDFDTEATFDELISFIREANLLMPLINILTPLPGTRLFKRLDEEGRILHKDWSKYDTQHVVFSPAGMSPEELLQGYRKVLRSVYSFDSILTKLNYYWIRDFWKRSNELDPVKSTYRLLFAARLATLLLSNNVERSKFIIRILPHVFDKQVRISTILALMNYNNFAYAL, encoded by the coding sequence ATGAAAATTGCCTTCATCATTCCCCGGCATGATTCTCACTCTCAAAGAAGTTTTTACGATTATAAGTTTGGCAAGACTTTTCTTCTTTCCAGAAAGCATATTTCCTATCTATTGGCGATTCCCACTCTTGTATCGCTCACTCCTCCACAGCATGAAATCAGGATCTTTGACGAAAACATCGAGGAAATAGATTATACGTGGAAAGCGGATCTTGTCGCAATTACCGTCCGAACGATGTTTGCCAAAAGAGCTTATGAAATATCGAAAGTCTTCCAGACGCGAGGAGCCAAAACAGTGTTGGGGGGCATACATCCCTCAATGTGCCCTGAAGATGCGCTTCCCAATTGTGATAGTGTTGTGGTCGGTGAGGCTGAGGATCTTTGGCACATTGTCTTGCAGGATGCAGAAAACGGACAGTTGAAGAGACTTTATAAGTACGATACTGCCGCCGATCTGACTACCGCTCCTATGCCTGATAGATCTTCACTGTCGAAAGATAAATATCTTCTGGATATTGTTCAGACCAGTAAAGGCTGCCCGTTTCATTGCGAGTTCTGCGCAGTGCACGTATTCGATGGACGGAAGATCAGGCACAAAACCATAGACCAGGTCATCAGAGAGATTGAAGTTATCAATAGTTGTGATGCCCAATATAAAAAGAAGAACGCAATATTCTTCGCGGATGACAATATTATCGCGGATAAGACGTTCGCAAGAGAACTGTTTTTGCGACTTAAGCCATACAATATCAACTGGATGTGTCAAGCCTCCATTAATGTTGCACAAGATCCCGAGTTACTCGAGCTCATGAGAGAGAGTGGGTGCGGTGCAGTATTTATAGGCTTTGAATCGATATCGCAAGAGAATCTTGCGGCAATGGACAAAGGGATCAACCAACGTTGCGGATACCTGGAGGCAATCAGAACAATACAGTCCTACGGGATATTGGTTCACAGCTCCTTCATCCTGGGTTACGATTTCGATACCGAAGCAACTTTCGATGAACTCATATCCTTTATTCGAGAGGCCAACCTCTTAATGCCCTTGATAAATATTCTCACTCCCCTGCCGGGAACCAGGTTGTTCAAACGTCTCGACGAAGAAGGTAGGATTCTGCATAAAGACTGGAGCAAGTATGATACTCAGCACGTAGTTTTTTCTCCTGCCGGAATGTCCCCGGAAGAATTGCTGCAGGGTTATAGGAAAGTCTTAAGATCGGTTTATTCCTTTGACTCCATATTGACAAAACTGAACTACTATTGGATACGGGATTTCTGGAAGCGTTCCAATGAACTGGATCCGGTGAAATCTACGTATCGGCTTCTTTTCGCCGCCCGACTTGCAACCTTGCTCCTTTCCAATAACGTGGAACGCTCTAAGTTCATCATCAGAATACTGCCTCATGTGTTCGACAAACAGGTCAGGATTTCCACCATACTAGCCCTGATGAACTACAATAATTTCGCATATGCTCTTTAG
- a CDS encoding sulfite exporter TauE/SafE family protein: MIWLNFPAGILIASLATMVGLGGGVLWVPFLVFVMGLDPPQAILTSLAIQIGGMASGGITAVRQKRTNLKLALILAAAALPGVALGVWLQKMIDTQALVFLVGTACLVIGLVFVAAREDYRFRPREHVSPRDAFPHLWAPPAFSVVTGLLSVGVGDFLVPVLRNRLQMRMDAAIGTCLVVMSLNAIFAFILHVSAGGVFSPHVAVFGLTGALIGGQIGPRIAHKVPDQTLKEIFIYGLSLVGIHILFNAW; the protein is encoded by the coding sequence ATGATATGGCTTAATTTTCCAGCCGGTATTCTTATTGCCTCACTGGCAACCATGGTGGGGCTGGGAGGGGGTGTGCTCTGGGTGCCTTTCCTGGTTTTCGTAATGGGGCTTGATCCACCGCAGGCTATACTCACTTCTCTTGCTATCCAGATCGGGGGCATGGCATCAGGCGGAATCACCGCTGTTCGCCAGAAAAGGACCAATCTGAAATTAGCTCTTATACTGGCAGCCGCAGCGCTCCCGGGAGTTGCTCTTGGAGTGTGGCTTCAAAAAATGATCGACACGCAAGCGCTTGTTTTTCTCGTCGGAACTGCCTGCCTGGTCATCGGACTCGTATTCGTCGCTGCAAGGGAGGATTACAGGTTTAGACCTCGCGAGCATGTGTCACCAAGGGATGCGTTTCCGCACTTGTGGGCACCACCGGCCTTTTCAGTTGTGACAGGCCTGCTTTCCGTCGGGGTCGGCGACTTTCTGGTGCCGGTTTTGCGGAATCGGTTGCAGATGCGGATGGATGCAGCTATCGGAACATGTCTCGTGGTAATGAGCCTCAATGCTATTTTTGCTTTTATTTTGCACGTTTCTGCTGGAGGGGTATTTTCTCCCCATGTTGCCGTTTTCGGATTGACAGGAGCCCTGATAGGAGGCCAGATTGGCCCCCGCATAGCGCACAAAGTGCCCGACCAGACGCTGAAAGAGATCTTTATTTATGGTCTTTCCCTCGTGGGAATACATATTCTGTTCAACGCCTGGTAG
- a CDS encoding PDC sensor domain-containing protein, which yields MTFLRQSITIKIMLLVLGSTCIVLALVVDLMYTSSRMLIREEAEISARNMVTALANQVEQEFLLISNTADQLASALEIGAWSEEALLDQLKTTVSRNDKMYGSAVAFPPFMFNSTLERFAPYYYRSGDEIVFVQLGTESYNYFHKDWYRLPAREKKPVWTEPYFDAGGGNVSMATYARPILQDPTSLKGAELKYVVTADISLENLNRLVSSKKVYSTGFCFVISNNGTFVTHRNPDLMLKKTIFDIANLYPDSNAHKIARAMIGEQEGFYDVGNGLTGVDSYIAFSRMDPPGWTLATMIPKHELFAKVDDMRRDTLLLGGLGAVLLIIASLFVARSLSRPVRQMAGETLKIAEGNLDINLSNIRSHDEIGQLARAFTRMTEGLKERERIKDTFGRYLTQEVVKRLLESKDGLKLGGEIREISILMSDLRGFTALSSTMSPEQIIRFLNRYLGKMVEIILDHRGIIDEIIGDGILAFFGAPETLENHPELAVACAIKMQLAMEEINAQNEADGLPHLEMGVAVNTGEVVVGNIGSEKRAKYGAVGAQVNFTGRVESFTVGGQVLISSSTYEKLSDNLVISNVISVAMKGVPGQVQVYDVLGIKGAEEASLQKRNDSLLSLESPLTARIFSMDQKILESSGKEATITDVSLKSVRLVSHAEILQWDDLRIVLKSEPKDLEMYGKAISVQPIDGATAATIRLTSVSPDGYRLLRHILSSKSEPA from the coding sequence ATGACATTCTTGCGCCAAAGCATAACAATCAAGATCATGCTTCTCGTCCTGGGAAGTACGTGCATCGTACTCGCACTGGTGGTCGATCTTATGTACACCAGCTCCCGCATGTTAATTCGGGAGGAAGCTGAGATCAGCGCCAGGAACATGGTTACTGCTTTGGCGAATCAAGTAGAACAGGAATTTCTCCTGATATCCAATACTGCGGACCAATTGGCTTCTGCACTGGAAATAGGAGCATGGAGCGAAGAAGCCTTGCTCGATCAACTGAAAACAACGGTAAGCCGGAATGACAAAATGTACGGTTCCGCCGTCGCATTTCCTCCGTTCATGTTCAACTCGACACTGGAACGCTTTGCACCCTACTATTATCGGTCCGGGGACGAGATCGTTTTTGTACAGCTCGGCACGGAGTCTTACAACTATTTCCACAAGGATTGGTATCGCCTCCCCGCGAGGGAAAAGAAACCAGTCTGGACCGAACCGTATTTCGATGCCGGCGGAGGCAACGTTTCCATGGCGACCTATGCCCGCCCGATTCTGCAAGATCCTACATCGCTCAAAGGTGCAGAGTTGAAGTACGTCGTTACTGCGGACATTTCTCTCGAGAATCTGAATCGACTGGTGAGCAGCAAGAAAGTCTATTCTACGGGTTTCTGCTTCGTGATCTCGAATAACGGTACCTTCGTCACGCACCGTAATCCCGACCTGATGCTGAAAAAAACCATCTTCGATATAGCTAATCTTTACCCGGATTCTAATGCGCATAAGATAGCTCGTGCGATGATCGGGGAGCAAGAGGGATTCTACGATGTCGGGAACGGGTTGACGGGTGTGGATTCGTACATCGCGTTCAGCCGAATGGACCCTCCGGGGTGGACTCTGGCGACTATGATACCCAAGCATGAACTCTTTGCAAAAGTCGACGACATGAGGCGGGACACTTTGCTTCTGGGAGGACTGGGGGCCGTTCTTCTCATCATTGCGTCTCTTTTCGTGGCACGCTCGCTGAGCCGTCCTGTTCGTCAAATGGCTGGAGAAACTCTTAAAATAGCTGAAGGGAACCTCGACATTAATCTATCGAACATACGTTCCCATGATGAAATAGGCCAGCTTGCTCGAGCCTTTACCCGCATGACTGAGGGTCTTAAGGAACGTGAGCGCATTAAGGACACCTTTGGGCGTTACCTGACACAGGAAGTGGTAAAGCGTCTCCTGGAATCCAAAGACGGACTCAAGCTTGGAGGGGAAATACGTGAAATCTCCATTCTCATGTCCGACCTCAGAGGTTTTACCGCACTCTCTTCGACCATGAGCCCGGAACAGATCATTCGATTCCTGAATCGCTATTTAGGGAAAATGGTGGAAATTATTCTGGATCATCGAGGGATTATCGATGAAATAATCGGTGACGGAATCCTGGCATTTTTCGGTGCACCGGAAACACTGGAAAATCATCCTGAATTGGCTGTTGCGTGTGCAATCAAAATGCAGTTGGCAATGGAAGAAATAAATGCTCAAAACGAAGCTGACGGACTTCCTCATCTTGAAATGGGCGTGGCCGTGAATACAGGCGAGGTAGTGGTCGGCAACATAGGATCCGAAAAAAGAGCCAAATATGGAGCAGTAGGAGCTCAGGTGAACTTTACCGGCAGAGTCGAATCCTTTACAGTAGGAGGCCAGGTACTGATAAGTAGCAGCACATATGAGAAGCTCTCTGACAATTTGGTTATTAGCAATGTAATAAGTGTTGCAATGAAAGGAGTCCCCGGACAGGTTCAAGTGTACGATGTCCTGGGGATAAAGGGAGCAGAAGAGGCATCTCTGCAGAAACGAAATGATTCGTTGTTATCGCTTGAGTCACCTTTGACTGCCCGAATTTTCAGTATGGATCAGAAGATTCTGGAAAGCAGCGGCAAAGAGGCCACGATCACCGACGTATCCCTCAAGTCGGTTCGCCTTGTTTCTCATGCTGAAATCCTACAGTGGGACGATCTCAGAATCGTTCTCAAGAGCGAACCCAAGGACCTGGAGATGTACGGAAAAGCCATTTCCGTCCAACCGATAGATGGAGCCACTGCAGCAACAATTCGTCTTACATCGGTGTCTCCCGACGGTTACAGGCTTCTTCGCCACATCTTGTCTTCCAAGTCCGAACCGGCATGA
- a CDS encoding IS701 family transposase, giving the protein MKRSIPDPFGIDEIHFRACFSAPSFRIFVALVVGWVLTMGKHTISQVILTMRLHESKHFASIYRFLGKGRWETDFVSYFVFRMLVETLIAEGIEILVVIDDTLNKHTGKKICGAGWQHDGSLPKHTKQKGYGVCFVIIGLAIRLPGISDRMFCLPYAARLWWPPKAKFNPKSLPYKTKPELGLDLINLTHSWLQEGERLRIVFDLGYCCDTILKARPKNVHITGRLRKDAALFAVLEPAPFTVMGRPRKRGARLPSLETMFQDPNLGWNEIRVFCYGKQTKLLIHQFTALWYHSAGQQPLSIVLCHDPAGHHANMVFFDTDPQAAPQQIIERYAARFSIEMTNRETKNLLGAAEPQCRKETSVTRAPMFAYWAYCFVVLWFVGQFVTAKNLVADPAPWYCRKKSFTFSDMLAAARRSHFSLRIYSKASRINKFEKLNGPRSTRGLDHARIAKL; this is encoded by the coding sequence TTGAAGAGATCTATACCAGATCCGTTCGGGATTGACGAGATTCATTTCAGAGCGTGTTTCAGCGCACCGAGTTTCCGTATCTTCGTTGCGCTGGTGGTCGGTTGGGTGCTCACTATGGGCAAGCACACTATCAGCCAGGTGATTCTGACCATGAGACTCCATGAATCCAAGCACTTCGCCAGCATCTACCGATTCCTCGGCAAGGGACGATGGGAGACTGACTTTGTCTCCTATTTCGTCTTCAGAATGTTGGTAGAAACGCTGATTGCAGAAGGGATCGAGATCCTTGTGGTGATTGACGACACCTTGAACAAGCACACTGGCAAGAAGATCTGTGGCGCGGGCTGGCAGCATGATGGTTCACTCCCAAAGCATACTAAGCAAAAGGGGTATGGAGTGTGCTTTGTCATCATAGGACTGGCGATTCGCCTTCCCGGCATCAGCGATCGCATGTTTTGTCTGCCATACGCTGCCCGCCTTTGGTGGCCGCCAAAGGCCAAGTTTAATCCCAAGAGCCTGCCCTACAAGACAAAACCCGAACTTGGATTGGATCTTATAAATCTGACTCATTCATGGCTCCAAGAGGGAGAAAGACTGAGAATTGTGTTCGACCTGGGATACTGCTGCGATACCATCCTCAAAGCACGACCCAAGAATGTGCACATTACAGGGAGGCTGAGAAAGGATGCAGCTTTGTTCGCTGTGCTGGAACCTGCTCCATTTACAGTGATGGGCAGACCTCGCAAGAGAGGCGCTCGACTGCCCTCCCTGGAAACGATGTTCCAGGACCCCAATCTGGGGTGGAATGAGATTAGGGTCTTCTGCTATGGAAAACAAACTAAGCTCCTGATACATCAGTTCACGGCGCTATGGTATCATAGCGCAGGGCAACAGCCTCTTTCGATCGTGTTGTGCCATGACCCGGCCGGCCACCATGCCAATATGGTGTTTTTCGATACGGACCCTCAGGCTGCACCACAGCAGATTATCGAGCGCTACGCTGCACGCTTTAGCATTGAGATGACCAATCGAGAGACCAAGAACCTCCTGGGTGCGGCTGAACCTCAGTGTCGGAAAGAGACCTCGGTAACCCGTGCCCCTATGTTTGCTTACTGGGCCTACTGCTTTGTAGTGCTTTGGTTCGTTGGGCAATTCGTCACTGCAAAGAACCTCGTTGCCGACCCGGCTCCCTGGTACTGCCGGAAAAAGTCGTTCACCTTTTCAGACATGCTGGCAGCAGCTCGAAGGAGTCATTTCTCGCTGAGAATTTATTCGAAAGCCAGCCGAATCAATAAGTTCGAAAAACTCAACGGCCCGCGCTCCACGCGCGGACTCGACCATGCAAGAATCGCGAAACTATAG
- a CDS encoding branched-chain amino acid ABC transporter permease, translated as MAINTIVAIGLNILVGYTGQISLGHAGFFATGAYSCVLLMVKAQVPFIIALPAAGLISALFGFLVGLPSLRLEGPYLAIATLGFGMAITQIISHSSFTGGHMGIEAPKMSVGSFVIDTPAEQYAVITIIAVILTVAALNLMKTRVGRAFVAIRDSEIAAEAMGINITWFKTLSFAVSAFYTGIGGALMAFALEHVSASSFNLILSITFLAMIVVGGLGSIMGSILGAALLTYLQIKLQIIQEAPVIGPLLLDISNMFFTPEGLPNIQSIVFGAIMIAIVIFEPLGMRGIYLRIKRYWKMWPF; from the coding sequence ATTGCCATAAATACGATCGTGGCCATCGGTTTGAATATTCTCGTGGGCTACACAGGCCAGATTTCGTTGGGGCATGCCGGATTTTTTGCCACAGGCGCTTACTCCTGCGTTCTGCTTATGGTGAAAGCTCAAGTTCCGTTTATCATTGCACTGCCTGCAGCAGGTTTGATTTCAGCTCTCTTCGGTTTTCTTGTCGGCCTGCCTTCCTTAAGGTTGGAGGGCCCATATCTTGCCATTGCCACCCTGGGTTTCGGTATGGCTATTACCCAGATCATTAGCCACTCGAGTTTTACCGGCGGTCACATGGGGATTGAAGCTCCGAAAATGTCTGTTGGATCGTTTGTTATCGATACTCCTGCAGAACAGTACGCGGTGATAACCATCATTGCAGTAATACTGACTGTTGCAGCATTGAACCTGATGAAAACCCGTGTCGGAAGAGCATTCGTGGCAATAAGGGACAGTGAAATAGCTGCAGAGGCAATGGGTATCAACATTACCTGGTTTAAAACACTGTCATTTGCAGTAAGCGCATTCTATACGGGCATTGGCGGAGCGCTCATGGCCTTTGCCCTGGAACATGTGAGCGCATCGAGCTTCAATCTCATCTTATCTATCACATTCCTGGCCATGATAGTTGTGGGGGGATTGGGATCGATCATGGGATCTATTTTGGGGGCTGCACTCCTTACCTACCTGCAAATTAAACTGCAGATTATCCAGGAAGCACCTGTTATAGGACCGCTTCTTCTGGACATCTCCAACATGTTTTTCACTCCCGAAGGTTTGCCGAATATCCAGAGCATCGTTTTCGGTGCCATCATGATTGCAATCGTCATTTTCGAGCCGCTCGGAATGAGGGGCATCTACTTGAGAATCAAGCGTTATTGGAAAATGTGGCCTTTTTAG
- a CDS encoding branched-chain amino acid ABC transporter permease: protein MQFFFDLLVGGLSMGACYALVALAMVIIYKTSEVPNFAQGEMAMLSTFVAYSLMSSYHVGFWTAIIATLLFALVLGFLLEIAFLRPAKDPTVLSLIVITLGAEMILYGLAGWKWGANQNPFQVPFSEYSGFRIGGVLITEINLWTFVTSLVIMLLLFLFFRYTKVGVAMKAVQQNAFAAKAMGIPTRRILTFTWGLSSVTGAVAGVLIAPIATLDTNMMMDPMLKGFAGAVLGGMTSLPGAALGGYLLGIIENCFGGYVSLEFKSVVAFGLIVLILCLKPTGLFVKHFERKV from the coding sequence ATGCAGTTTTTCTTCGATCTGCTTGTAGGTGGCTTGTCCATGGGCGCATGTTATGCGCTTGTGGCGCTCGCGATGGTCATCATATACAAAACCTCCGAGGTCCCCAATTTTGCCCAGGGCGAAATGGCCATGTTATCCACATTTGTGGCTTACTCGCTCATGTCGAGTTATCACGTGGGCTTTTGGACTGCCATCATTGCGACATTGCTGTTTGCGCTTGTCTTAGGATTCCTTTTGGAAATAGCTTTCCTTCGACCAGCAAAGGACCCGACGGTTCTCAGTCTCATCGTCATTACCCTGGGAGCGGAGATGATCCTGTACGGGCTGGCGGGTTGGAAATGGGGAGCGAACCAGAATCCTTTTCAGGTTCCGTTCTCGGAGTATTCCGGCTTCAGGATTGGTGGAGTACTCATAACCGAAATCAATCTTTGGACCTTCGTAACGAGTCTCGTGATTATGCTCCTTCTGTTTTTATTCTTTCGCTATACAAAGGTGGGAGTAGCCATGAAAGCGGTGCAGCAAAACGCCTTTGCAGCGAAAGCCATGGGGATCCCAACCCGAAGAATCTTGACGTTTACCTGGGGACTGAGTTCGGTTACTGGTGCTGTTGCGGGAGTCTTGATTGCTCCCATTGCGACCCTGGATACCAATATGATGATGGACCCTATGCTCAAGGGCTTTGCCGGCGCGGTTCTGGGTGGAATGACAAGTCTTCCCGGTGCGGCTCTTGGTGGATATCTCCTGGGAATAATCGAAAACTGTTTTGGCGGTTACGTATCTCTTGAATTCAAATCCGTTGTAGCTTTCGGGCTCATCGTTTTAATTCTCTGCCTGAAACCGACGGGGTTGTTTGTGAAGCATTTTGAAAGAAAAGTATGA